A genomic window from Thermodesulfitimonas autotrophica includes:
- a CDS encoding KOW domain-containing RNA-binding protein, producing the protein MPGEELKILQPGRLVSSKAGRDRGRYYLIYEVLSDRLVRVVDGVRRRIENPKEKNVKHLQFHPAVAVAVAEKLGRGERVTDAEIRQALERLVNKNED; encoded by the coding sequence GTGCCGGGCGAGGAGCTGAAGATACTCCAGCCGGGCCGGCTTGTAAGTTCGAAAGCCGGGCGTGATCGCGGGCGCTACTACCTCATCTACGAGGTGCTTTCCGACCGCCTGGTCAGAGTTGTCGACGGTGTGAGGCGGCGGATCGAGAACCCAAAAGAGAAGAATGTGAAGCACCTGCAGTTCCACCCTGCGGTGGCCGTGGCGGTGGCTGAAAAGTTAGGGCGGGGCGAGCGGGTGACGGATGCGGAGATTAGACAGGCGCTCGAGCGCCTGGTAAACAAGAATGAAGATTAA
- the infA gene encoding translation initiation factor IF-1, with protein sequence MSKQDVIEVEGTVIEPLPNAMFRVELANGHKVLAHVSGKIRMHFIRILPGDKVMVELSPYDLTRGRIVYRYK encoded by the coding sequence ATGTCCAAGCAGGATGTTATCGAAGTAGAGGGTACGGTTATCGAGCCTCTGCCGAACGCGATGTTCCGGGTCGAACTGGCTAACGGGCATAAGGTCTTAGCCCACGTCTCCGGGAAAATCAGGATGCATTTCATCCGGATCCTGCCTGGGGACAAGGTGATGGTGGAGCTTTCGCCCTATGACCTGACCCGGGGCCGTATCGTCTACCGGTACAAGTAA
- the rpmJ gene encoding 50S ribosomal protein L36 → MKVRPSVKAICEKCKIIRRKGKVMVICVNPKHKQKQG, encoded by the coding sequence ATGAAGGTGCGGCCGTCGGTTAAGGCCATTTGCGAAAAATGCAAGATTATCCGGCGGAAAGGGAAAGTGATGGTTATTTGTGTCAACCCGAAGCATAAGCAGAAGCAGGGCTAG
- the rpsM gene encoding 30S ribosomal protein S13: protein MARIAGVDLPKDKRVEIGLTYIYGIGRSTAKKILAKTGINPDTRVKNLTEEEISRLREVIDREYKVEGDLRREVALNIKRLMEIGCYRGLRHRRGLPVRGQRTRTNARTRKGPRRTVGVRRKK from the coding sequence TTGGCGCGTATTGCAGGTGTTGATTTGCCGAAGGATAAGCGGGTGGAAATCGGGCTCACCTACATTTACGGTATCGGTCGCTCCACCGCGAAGAAGATCCTGGCAAAGACGGGGATCAACCCTGATACCCGGGTTAAGAACCTTACCGAAGAAGAAATAAGCCGGTTACGCGAAGTCATCGACAGGGAGTACAAGGTCGAGGGCGATCTCCGGCGGGAAGTAGCCTTGAATATTAAGCGCCTGATGGAGATCGGTTGTTACCGGGGTTTGCGCCACCGGCGGGGCCTCCCCGTGCGGGGACAGCGCACCCGGACTAATGCTCGCACCCGGAAAGGCCCGCGCCGCACGGTCGGCGTTCGGAGAAAGAAATAA
- the rpsK gene encoding 30S ribosomal protein S11 has product MARRARTKKKERKNVEQGIAHIKSTFNNTIITITDNNGNTVSWASAGTVGFKGSRKSTPFAAQLAAEKVAREAMEHGMKEVAVLVKGPGAGREAAIRSLQAAGLQVSLIKDVTPIPHNGCRPPKRRRV; this is encoded by the coding sequence ATGGCGCGACGTGCGCGAACGAAGAAGAAAGAGAGGAAAAATGTTGAACAGGGCATAGCCCACATCAAATCGACATTCAACAATACCATTATCACGATTACGGATAACAACGGCAACACGGTATCCTGGGCCAGTGCCGGCACGGTAGGCTTTAAAGGGAGCCGGAAGAGCACCCCGTTTGCGGCTCAGCTGGCCGCCGAGAAGGTGGCGCGAGAAGCCATGGAACACGGGATGAAAGAGGTTGCCGTGTTGGTGAAAGGTCCGGGCGCCGGGCGGGAAGCGGCAATCAGGTCGCTCCAGGCGGCCGGCCTGCAGGTAAGTCTGATCAAGGACGTAACGCCTATTCCGCACAACGGCTGCCGGCCCCCAAAGCGCCGGCGCGTATAG
- the rpsD gene encoding 30S ribosomal protein S4: MARYTEARCRLCRREGVKLYLKGDRCYSNRCAMERRNFPPGQHGRARRKVTEYALQLREKQKLRRIYGVLEAQFRNYFEKAERQRGITGENLLRLLERRLDNVVYRLGLASSRAEARQLVRHGHFQVNGRKVNIPSYLVRVGDRISVAANSKESPRIKELMERAAQNTPPAWLSYDADAATGEVLAYPARDQIDVPVREHLIVELYSR, translated from the coding sequence GTGGCACGTTATACTGAGGCTCGTTGCCGGCTCTGTCGCCGTGAAGGGGTCAAGCTCTATCTCAAAGGTGACCGGTGCTACAGTAATCGTTGCGCCATGGAGCGGCGGAATTTCCCTCCAGGACAGCACGGTCGGGCGCGGCGGAAAGTTACAGAGTACGCCTTGCAGCTGCGGGAAAAGCAGAAACTCCGCCGGATTTACGGGGTCTTAGAGGCCCAGTTCCGGAACTATTTCGAGAAGGCTGAACGGCAGCGGGGGATCACCGGCGAGAACCTTTTGCGCCTGCTAGAGCGGCGGCTCGATAACGTAGTTTACCGGCTCGGTCTGGCGAGTTCCCGCGCCGAAGCCCGGCAGCTTGTGCGCCATGGTCACTTCCAGGTCAACGGGCGAAAGGTCAATATTCCTTCATACTTGGTACGGGTCGGTGACCGGATCAGCGTGGCGGCAAATTCGAAAGAGTCGCCGCGGATCAAGGAGTTGATGGAGCGGGCAGCCCAGAACACCCCCCCGGCCTGGCTGAGCTACGACGCGGACGCGGCGACGGGGGAGGTCCTGGCTTATCCTGCCAGAGACCAGATCGACGTTCCGGTGCGGGAGCATTTGATTGTCGAGCTCTACTCACGGTAA
- a CDS encoding DNA-directed RNA polymerase subunit alpha, giving the protein MLEIEKPRIECDTISPAGDFGRFVVEPLERGFGTTIGNALRRVLLSSIPGAAVTTVKIQGVLHEFMAVPGVREDVTEIILNLKGLKIKMHTDEERVLRIEATGEKVVRAADIIGDADVEIINPDHYIASLAPEGRLFMEMKVARGRGYVPAERQQAEFVIGVIPIDADFSPVKKVNYTVESTRVGQATDFDKLILEVWTNGCVRPDEAVSLAARILSEHFLLFTGLSETVSRMPIMVEKEEEKKNRLLDLTIDELDLSVRSSNCLKRAGILTVEQLIQRDEEEMSKVRNLGKKSLEEIKQKLAELGLSLRKSGE; this is encoded by the coding sequence ATGTTGGAAATTGAAAAACCCAGGATTGAGTGTGACACCATCTCGCCTGCGGGTGATTTCGGGCGTTTCGTGGTTGAGCCGCTGGAGCGGGGCTTTGGAACTACCATTGGAAACGCGTTGCGTCGGGTGCTTCTTTCATCTATTCCCGGCGCCGCGGTAACAACGGTGAAGATCCAGGGCGTTCTGCACGAGTTCATGGCGGTGCCGGGTGTGCGCGAGGACGTAACGGAGATTATTCTGAATCTGAAGGGCCTGAAAATCAAGATGCATACCGATGAGGAACGTGTCCTCCGCATCGAGGCTACGGGCGAGAAGGTGGTCCGGGCAGCGGATATTATCGGGGACGCCGACGTAGAGATTATCAATCCCGATCACTACATCGCCAGCCTGGCGCCTGAAGGTCGCCTCTTCATGGAGATGAAGGTGGCGCGGGGGAGGGGTTATGTTCCGGCAGAACGCCAGCAGGCTGAGTTCGTTATCGGGGTGATCCCGATTGACGCGGACTTTTCCCCCGTGAAAAAGGTGAATTACACCGTTGAGAGCACGCGGGTCGGGCAGGCCACCGATTTTGATAAGCTGATCCTTGAAGTATGGACCAACGGCTGCGTGCGTCCAGACGAAGCGGTGAGCCTGGCGGCACGCATCCTGTCGGAGCACTTCCTGCTCTTCACCGGCTTGAGCGAGACGGTGAGCAGGATGCCGATCATGGTTGAAAAAGAAGAGGAAAAGAAGAACCGGCTGCTTGACCTGACGATCGACGAACTTGACCTTTCGGTTCGTTCCTCTAACTGTCTGAAGCGGGCGGGAATACTGACGGTTGAACAGTTGATCCAGCGCGACGAGGAGGAAATGAGCAAGGTTCGGAATCTCGGCAAGAAGTCGCTCGAGGAGATCAAGCAGAAGCTGGCTGAGCTCGGGCTTTCCCTCCGCAAGAGCGGCGAATAG
- the rplQ gene encoding 50S ribosomal protein L17, translated as MGYRKLGVRTGHRKALLRNLVTALFRDGKITTTEPRAKEVRSIAEKMVTLAKRGDLAARRQVLGYIYDEDVVRKLFSTIGPRYTNTPGGYTRIMKLGERRGDAAEMVVLELV; from the coding sequence GTGGGCTACAGAAAACTTGGCGTGAGGACCGGGCACCGGAAGGCGCTGCTGCGAAACCTGGTTACCGCGCTTTTCCGGGACGGAAAGATTACCACAACCGAACCGCGGGCCAAAGAGGTCCGCAGCATTGCGGAAAAGATGGTTACGCTGGCCAAAAGAGGGGATCTTGCCGCCCGGCGGCAGGTTCTCGGTTACATCTACGACGAGGACGTCGTCCGGAAGCTTTTTAGTACCATTGGCCCGCGTTATACCAACACGCCCGGCGGGTATACCCGCATTATGAAGCTTGGGGAGCGGCGGGGCGACGCGGCCGAGATGGTGGTTCTGGAATTAGTGTGA
- the truA gene encoding tRNA pseudouridine(38-40) synthase TruA: MSAAGCKRCFALKVAYDGTHFHGFQKQPGLRTVQGVLEACLASLTRGACSVQGAGRTDAGVHAKGQVVSFCCGDWPIPVDRVVPALNGALPEDIAVLAAAEVPPGFHPRYDAVRKVYRYTIFRRAVRCPLARLYALHFPGPLDVARLAEAMDLLVGKHDFRAFQNTGRPVESAVRTLFTCRVQEDGDFLHLWFAADGFLYQMVRIIVGTLLEIGRGRLAPAVIGEALKSGERRLLGPTAPPHGLCLEEVHYRQELFTGSGEERCL; this comes from the coding sequence GTGAGCGCTGCGGGCTGCAAGCGCTGCTTCGCCCTGAAGGTTGCCTACGACGGGACGCATTTTCATGGCTTCCAGAAGCAGCCAGGCCTCCGGACGGTGCAGGGGGTGCTCGAGGCGTGTCTCGCGTCTTTAACCCGCGGGGCGTGTTCGGTGCAAGGGGCGGGGCGAACCGATGCGGGAGTGCACGCAAAAGGCCAGGTGGTCTCGTTCTGCTGCGGGGACTGGCCGATTCCGGTGGACCGCGTGGTGCCGGCCCTTAACGGCGCGCTTCCGGAAGATATCGCCGTTTTAGCGGCAGCGGAGGTGCCACCGGGTTTTCACCCCCGCTACGACGCGGTGCGCAAGGTTTACCGTTATACCATTTTTCGGCGGGCAGTACGCTGTCCGCTTGCGCGTCTTTACGCGCTCCATTTCCCCGGACCCCTTGATGTGGCGCGGCTGGCGGAAGCGATGGACCTTTTAGTAGGGAAGCACGACTTTCGCGCTTTTCAGAATACCGGGCGGCCGGTAGAGTCGGCTGTGCGCACCCTTTTCACGTGCCGGGTCCAGGAGGATGGGGACTTCCTCCACCTCTGGTTCGCCGCTGACGGTTTTCTCTACCAGATGGTCCGGATCATCGTGGGGACGCTGCTCGAGATTGGGCGTGGGCGGCTTGCGCCTGCGGTGATCGGCGAGGCCTTGAAGAGCGGGGAGAGGCGGCTCTTAGGGCCGACCGCGCCGCCGCACGGGCTCTGCCTCGAAGAGGTTCACTACCGGCAGGAACTCTTTACCGGTAGTGGTGAGGAGCGATGCTTATGA
- the smpB gene encoding SsrA-binding protein SmpB has product MGAVPVKVVCENRKARHDYFILETFEAGIVLTGTEVKSLRAGRGNLKESYARVENGELWLYDMHISPYEQGNRFNHEPKRPRKLLMHKGEIMRLWGRTREKGLTLVPLRCYFKDGRAKVEIALAKGKKLYDRREEIAAREAKREVERALRGKE; this is encoded by the coding sequence CTGGGAGCCGTGCCGGTAAAGGTGGTTTGCGAAAACCGTAAGGCGCGGCACGATTATTTTATCCTCGAAACCTTCGAGGCTGGCATAGTGCTGACTGGCACGGAGGTAAAATCCCTCCGGGCCGGGCGCGGGAACCTCAAAGAGAGCTACGCCCGGGTGGAAAACGGGGAGCTCTGGCTCTACGACATGCATATCAGCCCTTACGAGCAGGGGAACCGCTTCAACCACGAGCCGAAACGGCCGCGCAAGCTCCTGATGCACAAAGGTGAGATCATGCGTCTCTGGGGGCGGACGCGCGAGAAGGGTTTGACGCTTGTTCCCTTGCGGTGTTACTTTAAGGACGGCAGGGCAAAAGTCGAGATAGCGCTGGCCAAGGGTAAGAAGCTCTACGACCGGCGCGAGGAGATTGCGGCCCGCGAGGCGAAGCGGGAAGTGGAGCGGGCCCTGCGGGGTAAAGAGTGA
- a CDS encoding DUF421 domain-containing protein has protein sequence MSGLGLLEVVARTVIIYFVVLLMVRLMGKREIGQLSPFDFVVAIIIAEVAALPMEQPEIPLLRGLVPLFVLVALEIAFSYAILHSRWLRQLMCGRPQVVISNGRILNREMRRARYNLDDLLSQLREKGYPNPAEVAFAVLETSGRLSVVPWAEVQPPTRQDLGLKARPTGLPKVLVADGELLLPDLRAGGRERDWLEAALQARGLRPKDAFLVTLSPDGELFVSPREGFPLPTAKKED, from the coding sequence GTGAGCGGTTTGGGCTTGCTCGAAGTGGTGGCCCGTACGGTCATCATCTACTTTGTGGTGCTGCTCATGGTGCGCCTTATGGGAAAGCGCGAAATCGGGCAACTTTCGCCTTTCGATTTCGTGGTGGCGATCATTATCGCGGAGGTGGCCGCCCTGCCGATGGAGCAGCCGGAGATTCCGCTCTTGCGGGGCCTGGTTCCCCTTTTTGTCCTCGTGGCCTTAGAGATCGCTTTCTCTTACGCCATTCTCCACAGCCGGTGGTTAAGACAGCTCATGTGCGGGCGGCCGCAGGTAGTTATCAGTAACGGTAGGATTCTGAACCGGGAGATGCGCCGCGCCAGGTACAACCTCGATGATCTCCTGAGCCAGTTACGGGAGAAAGGCTACCCTAACCCGGCGGAAGTGGCCTTCGCCGTGTTAGAGACCTCGGGGCGGCTAAGCGTGGTTCCGTGGGCCGAGGTCCAGCCGCCAACCCGGCAGGACCTGGGGCTGAAGGCCCGGCCTACCGGGCTCCCGAAGGTTTTGGTAGCGGACGGAGAGCTCCTGTTGCCAGATCTCAGGGCCGGCGGGCGGGAGCGCGACTGGCTTGAAGCGGCGCTGCAGGCGCGGGGCCTGCGGCCCAAAGATGCCTTTTTAGTTACCCTTTCCCCCGACGGAGAGCTTTTTGTGAGTCCCCGGGAGGGATTTCCTCTGCCTACCGCGAAAAAAGAAGATTGA
- a CDS encoding ComEA family DNA-binding protein — translation MEFGRREQLILLLLAVAVAFGFGAKYALNRQRVVEGPAVVTEKPAAIYVHVAGAVYHAGVYRLTQGSRVLDAVRRAVPRPDADVDALNLAQPLEDGQKVVVPARLSAQGQLPAGAGNPFAAPVAQDGSSSGATGGRLNINTADAAALETLPGVGPALAQRIVAYREAHGPFTAVEDLLNVPGIGEKKLAQLREHVTIH, via the coding sequence GTGGAGTTCGGACGCCGCGAACAACTCATCCTGCTTCTTCTCGCGGTAGCGGTGGCGTTCGGTTTTGGGGCCAAGTACGCGCTTAATCGCCAGCGAGTGGTTGAGGGGCCCGCGGTAGTAACCGAGAAACCCGCCGCAATCTATGTCCACGTTGCGGGAGCGGTTTACCACGCCGGCGTTTACCGGCTGACGCAGGGGAGCCGCGTCCTCGACGCGGTGCGCCGGGCGGTGCCCCGTCCTGATGCGGACGTGGATGCGCTAAATTTAGCCCAGCCGCTTGAAGACGGGCAGAAGGTGGTTGTACCGGCCAGGCTTTCCGCTCAGGGACAGCTTCCTGCGGGTGCCGGGAATCCCTTCGCCGCGCCTGTGGCGCAGGACGGCTCCAGTAGTGGCGCTACGGGCGGCAGGCTCAACATCAACACTGCGGATGCCGCTGCCCTCGAAACCCTTCCGGGCGTCGGCCCGGCGCTTGCCCAGCGGATAGTTGCGTACCGGGAGGCCCATGGTCCCTTCACTGCGGTAGAAGACCTCCTCAACGTCCCCGGGATCGGCGAGAAAAAGCTCGCGCAGTTGAGAGAACATGTTACGATTCACTAG
- a CDS encoding DNA internalization-related competence protein ComEC/Rec2, which produces MGFKEGMVAVGGTGGDPAGRKGFAVPPLILVAALYAGGCAAGYFVSVAAGVAFLGSLFTILLAVIGYFYARNRNHPLIYALFFFLGVVGVRLAVAEAVTPLTAWSDHYAVVRGTVVAAPEVRQGEARYLLRVAEARIGEKRFSGGRLLLVVRGAEKVFGYGDLLTAKGFLRAPRAPGNPGEFDYARYLERRGVGVLLYARAEAVTRTGRGSLNPVVGAALWLRERLFAAMDALFPPEQSALVKGIAFGARTALDPLVNEAFRETGVVHILSVSGLHVGLVLGFVLGIARSIRLRSGATLLVSLLVLIFYDLMVGAGPPVVRATVMAVLFLWAKHLGRERDWPTALAVAALIILLANPLAVGDPGFQLSFAATWGILFLGPVMVNLIEGCGARLQRKVPPALAWGVAVPLGAQLGTLPLVALYYGLVSPVAVLANILAVPLTGFILLCGVLAAVFGLFYLPLGEIMAAPTGLLLDLFTGLIRFFDRLPGAFFYLPALPWGIVPLWYGLLYLAVLRLSGRPARAAVPGRSGFGPFLARAAVLGLVVVAWLGLFRWVGGMTPGLRVDFLDVGQGDSALVRTPGGGVILIDAGGWPGELEGKRPDGAGMRVVRYLRRQGVRHIDVLVLTHPHEDHCGGARAVVERLPVRLVVVPPLPRGIAPPYDRLLDDFRARGIRVCTAKGGDRIRLDPAVEVAVLAPLPAGKLPAAPTLNDASLVLRLRYRERSVLFAADVEQEGQGRLLHSGVRLQSDVLKVPHHGSAHFLPAFYRAVCPEVAVISVGTPNRFGQPAPAALAILQRVGAKVYRTDQDGAVSLWTDGHNLKVHTARRFLRRAA; this is translated from the coding sequence GTGGGCTTTAAAGAAGGGATGGTAGCGGTCGGGGGGACGGGGGGCGACCCCGCAGGGAGAAAAGGTTTCGCGGTGCCACCGCTTATCCTCGTTGCTGCGCTTTACGCGGGCGGGTGCGCGGCTGGCTATTTTGTTTCCGTTGCGGCAGGGGTTGCCTTTCTCGGCAGCCTTTTCACCATCCTTCTCGCCGTTATCGGTTATTTCTACGCCCGCAACCGCAATCACCCGCTCATTTACGCGCTCTTCTTTTTCCTCGGCGTGGTGGGCGTCCGTCTGGCTGTTGCCGAAGCGGTGACGCCGCTTACCGCGTGGTCGGACCACTACGCGGTGGTTCGCGGTACGGTAGTCGCGGCCCCGGAGGTCCGGCAGGGGGAGGCGCGGTATCTCTTACGGGTGGCTGAAGCCAGGATCGGGGAAAAGCGGTTTAGCGGCGGCCGGCTGCTACTGGTCGTCCGGGGGGCAGAGAAGGTCTTCGGCTATGGGGATCTTCTAACGGCAAAAGGCTTCTTGCGTGCGCCCCGGGCGCCGGGAAATCCCGGTGAGTTCGACTACGCGAGGTACTTAGAGCGGCGCGGCGTCGGCGTGCTCCTTTACGCCCGGGCGGAGGCGGTCACGCGAACCGGGCGGGGGAGTCTCAATCCGGTAGTCGGTGCAGCGCTATGGCTCCGGGAGCGGCTGTTCGCTGCCATGGACGCCCTTTTTCCGCCTGAGCAGAGCGCGTTGGTGAAGGGGATCGCTTTCGGGGCCCGGACGGCGCTCGACCCGCTGGTAAACGAGGCCTTCAGAGAAACAGGCGTGGTCCATATATTAAGCGTCAGCGGGCTGCACGTCGGTCTGGTGCTCGGTTTTGTGCTCGGTATCGCCCGCAGCATCCGGCTCCGGTCTGGGGCAACGCTTCTTGTTTCCCTGCTTGTCCTCATCTTCTACGACCTGATGGTCGGCGCCGGACCCCCGGTCGTCCGGGCTACGGTAATGGCGGTTCTTTTTCTCTGGGCGAAACACTTGGGGCGGGAGCGTGACTGGCCGACGGCGCTGGCAGTTGCGGCGCTAATAATCCTTTTGGCCAATCCCCTTGCGGTAGGCGACCCCGGCTTTCAGCTCTCCTTCGCTGCCACCTGGGGCATCCTTTTCCTGGGCCCGGTAATGGTCAACCTGATCGAAGGCTGCGGTGCCCGCCTGCAGCGAAAAGTGCCCCCGGCGCTGGCCTGGGGGGTGGCGGTACCGCTCGGCGCGCAGCTCGGGACCCTGCCGCTGGTGGCGCTATACTATGGTCTCGTTTCCCCCGTTGCGGTGCTGGCGAATATCCTGGCGGTGCCGCTCACGGGTTTTATCCTCCTCTGCGGCGTGCTGGCGGCCGTCTTTGGGCTCTTCTACCTGCCTCTCGGGGAGATTATGGCGGCGCCCACCGGTCTGCTGCTCGATCTTTTTACCGGCCTCATCCGCTTTTTTGACCGCCTGCCCGGCGCCTTCTTTTACCTTCCCGCGCTGCCCTGGGGGATCGTTCCCCTCTGGTACGGTCTTCTCTACCTTGCGGTTTTACGGCTTTCCGGGCGCCCGGCGCGGGCGGCTGTTCCCGGCCGCTCCGGTTTCGGTCCTTTTCTGGCCCGCGCCGCGGTTCTTGGTCTGGTGGTCGTGGCTTGGCTTGGCCTCTTTCGCTGGGTGGGCGGGATGACACCGGGATTGCGGGTAGATTTTTTAGACGTAGGACAGGGAGACAGCGCTCTCGTGCGGACGCCGGGCGGGGGTGTAATCTTGATCGATGCGGGCGGTTGGCCGGGAGAACTGGAAGGTAAGCGGCCCGATGGGGCCGGGATGCGCGTTGTCCGTTACCTCCGGCGGCAGGGGGTGCGCCACATTGATGTGCTGGTGCTGACCCACCCGCACGAAGACCACTGCGGCGGGGCGCGGGCGGTGGTGGAGCGCTTACCGGTGCGGCTGGTGGTGGTACCGCCGCTGCCGCGCGGCATAGCACCCCCTTACGACCGGCTCCTCGATGATTTTCGGGCGCGGGGTATCCGTGTTTGCACCGCCAAAGGAGGCGACCGCATCCGGCTTGACCCGGCGGTGGAGGTTGCGGTGCTGGCGCCGCTTCCAGCCGGTAAATTGCCGGCCGCGCCGACTTTAAATGATGCGTCCTTGGTACTGCGCCTGCGCTACCGAGAAAGAAGCGTGCTTTTTGCCGCAGATGTAGAGCAGGAAGGGCAGGGGCGCCTCCTGCATTCAGGCGTACGGCTACAAAGTGACGTTCTGAAGGTCCCCCACCACGGTTCTGCGCACTTCCTTCCGGCTTTTTACCGGGCGGTGTGCCCGGAAGTTGCGGTCATTTCGGTGGGGACGCCGAACCGTTTCGGCCAGCCTGCTCCGGCGGCGCTTGCGATACTCCAGCGTGTCGGGGCCAAAGTTTACCGGACGGACCAGGACGGTGCCGTTTCCCTCTGGACCGACGGGCATAATCTTAAGGTGCACACCGCCCGCCGCTTCCTCCGCCGCGCCGCTTGA